Sequence from the Candidatus Zixiibacteriota bacterium genome:
CGCGCCAAAGGGCGGATGGCCGACAGCACCAGGCTGGCTACACTTGAGAAACAATACGAGGATGCGCGTGAAGCCTCGTATCAGGAGGTGAAACCGAACGAGTTCGGCAATATCGTCGATCGCGAAGGAGGCGTGGGACTCAACGCCTTCACCAGCAACGACGAAACGGTCTATTTCTTCAGTCTCCCCTCGAACAAAGTCGAACTGTGGATGTCACTGGAATCGGAGCGATTCCTGAAACCTGTCCTGCGCGAGATGTATAAGGAGCGCGATGTGGTCGCCGAAGAGCGCCGGATGCGGACCGAATCGAGCCCGATCGGCCGCCTGATCGAGGAATTCCTCACCCTTGCGTATAAGGCGCACCCGTACGGCATCCCCGGAGTCGGGCACATGTCCGACATTCAATACTATTCCCGCAAAGAGGCACAGGCGTTCTTCGACAAGAACTATGTGCCCGCTAACATGGTGGTGGCGATAGTCGGCGATGTTAACGCGGCTGAGGTGACCAGGCTGGCCGAAAAGTACTGGGGGCGGATCCAATACCATCCGGCTCCGGACCGGATCGCAACAGTCGAACCGGAGCAGGCCGGTGAGCGGCGGTCGGTGCTCGAAGACCCCTCGCAGCCGGTGTACATTTGCGGATGGCACATTCCCGATGTCACCCACCCCGACTATCCGGCCATCAACGCTTTGATGGATTACCTCGGTACCGGCCGCACGTCGCAACTCTACAAGTCGTTGGTCAAGGAGAAGAAGGCGGCTGTGCAAGTGGCGGGGTTTGTCGGCTTCCCGGGCGACAAATACCCCAGCCTCGCGGCGATTTATTCCGTCCCTGCCGCCGGACACACCAATGAAGAAAGCGAGGCGGAGATCTTTGCCGCTGTCGAGAAAGTCCAAAACGGATTGATCACACCTGAAGAACTGGAGAAGATCAAGGCCCGGAACCGGGCGAATATGATCCGCCAGATGGATGGCAACCAGGGACTGGCGCTGCAACTGGCGGGCTACCAGACCCGGTGGGGCGACTGGCGTCAGCTCTTCAAGGAAATGGATCGTATTAACGCCGTGACGCGCGAAGATATTCAGCGCGTGGCCAAACAATATCTTACCAAGAAAAACCGCGTTGTCGCCATGATGAACACGGTGCAGAGTTAACAGGAGCGGCAGAAACAATGAAAACGAAGATGATTCGCCTGTTGGTTGCCGGTCTGGTGCTGGCGACCGTTGCGGCTGCCGCATCCGTCGCACAGGATGTGAGCAAGCTGAAGTACCCGGCCCTCAACCCGTTGGTGGTGCCAAAGGTTGAGAAGGTCACCCTTGAAAACGGCATTCGGCTTTATTTCCTCGAGGACAAGAGCCTGCCGATCTTTCGCGCCGCAGTGATGGTCAACGGCGGCTCATATCTGGAACCACCTGAAAAAATTGGCCTGGCTGATATTTGCGGCTCGGTCATGCGCACTGGTGGGACAGCCAAGTGGAGCGGCGACCAGATCGACGAAATGCTGGAGAGCGTGGGCGGCAGTGTTGAAACCAATATCGGCCTGTTGAGCGGCCGTGCATCGGTCAATGTGCTCAGCGATTACACTGATCTTGGACTTGAGGTGCTGGCCGACATCCTCCGCCATCCCGCGTTCAACCAGGACAAAATCGAGCTGGCCAAAGTGGAGCGCCGGTCGATGATCTCGCGCCGCAACGATGATCCAATGACTATCGGACGACGCGAATTCGCCAAGGCCATCTATGGGCCGAAATCGGTGTACGCGCGTCATACCGAATACACCACTATCAACGGTATCACGCGCGATGATCTGGTGGCATTCCACAAACTGATTTACAATCCCGAGAACCTTCAGTTGGCGGTCTGGGGCGATTACGACCGCACCAAGGTACTGGACAAGATCAAACAGCTGTTCGGCGATTGGCAAAAGGGTGCCTCTGCCCTGCCGCCTCCCCCGAAGGTCGACTATGCCTTTGAAAACCACGTCTATTTCGTCAACAAGAGTGATATCAATCAGTCCAATGTGTTCGTCGGACATATCGGCGGTCTGATCGACGATCCGGATTATGCCTCCCGTATTGTCATGAATAACGTCCTGGGCGGCTCGTTCGGCAGCCGCCTGTTCAACAGCGTTCGCTCGCGTGAAGGACTGGCGTACGCCGTGTTCGGCACGTACAGTGCCAATTTCGCGTTTCCCGGCATCTTCTTCAATTTTGCTTCCACCAAGTCCGAAACGACCGTGAAGGCGGCGCGCGAGATCATAAAAGAGATCAAACGGATGCAGACTGATGCCCCGACGGCTGATGAGACGAGTGTCGCCAAGGATGGATATCTGAATTCGTTCGTGTTCAATTTCGACGATAAGGCGGACGTGATCAATCGGCTGATGACGTACGACTTCTACGGCAAGCCGGAAGACTTCCTGTTCAAGGAGAAGGAAGCGGTGGAGAAAGTGACTTCTGCCGACGTGCTCGCGGCCGCACAGAAGAATCTCCATCCGACTACGCTCAATATACTCGTCATCGGAAACGGCGCCGAATTCGGGACACCGCTTGACAGCCTCGGCATGGGGAAAATCGACACTATCGACATCACCATTCCCAAGGCCGAGGAAAAGAAACAACTCTCGATCACGCCCGAGAATCTCAAGAAGGGCAAGGAACTTCTCGACAAGGCAGTGGCGGCTCACGGCGGCCTGACTGGATTCAAGAAGGTCAAAGCAGTGGCGGTGAAAGGGACATTTACCATCGCCACGCCGCAGGGGGACTTCCCGCTCGCCATGGAAGCGCTGACTGTCTACCCGGACAAGTCGCGTCAGGTGGCGACCATGATGGGCCAGAAAATGTACGATATCCGCGATGGCGGCATCGGCTGGAAGAGCGGGGCGATGGGGAAATTGACCGAAAAGACGGCCGATGATCTCAAAGAGGACGACCAGGAAACTGCCCGCAACACGGTTTATATTTTCATGACATCGGACAAGCCGAAATACCAGGCTGTATACGACGGCTCAGGCGAGGCCAACGGCTCCAAGGTGGAATTTGTCACTTTGATCGACGTGTCCAGTGCGCCGATCTGTCGTCTGGCCCTGGATGCTAAATCGCTGCAACTGGTGGCCAAGAGCTACTGGGGCAAATCTCCGTTCGGCGAGGGGACAATCGAGGACCTCTACTCGGATTTCAAGACGGTTAACGGACTCACCTTACCGATGAGCACTGCGAGCAGTCTTGACGGCAAGAAGTTCGGAACCATGCAGGCTGTGGAGTTCACCGTGAACCCGGAGATACCAGCCGGCAGTTTCGAAAAACCGTTGTAGTGCACACCCTAAAACAATTGCAAAAGACCGGTCTCACAAGGCCGGTCTTTTTTGTCCAGGCCATCGCAAGTGTCATGCAACTGTAAGTTATACAATGTCTTACACTTCGAGCGTACGCGACGCTCCGATCCGACGCTTCGGGCATAGTTTACAGAACTTCGCATTCGTCATATGATACAGGCTGTACGTCTAATCTTGGACGAGGCGTATTGGACGCTTCAGCTGCGTTTGTTGAATGGCAATCCAATTAGTCCTTCGCTCACGCGTGTGTGAAAATTGCCATCGAGTGCTCCGCGGTTGAACGCAGTGCGTAAGATGTCCATCCGGTGGTGAGGCGCATGGCAGAGTCTGTATGGTGTGCGGACAGGGAAAGCTCGCGGACTCGGGGATGGACTGCGCAAGGCACCTCTTGGAACGTTTCGATCGGAAAGACGGTAGCTGTCAAGTAGTTAAGGGACTGCGGGCCACGGCCTTGATACGGCCTGTTCGAAGCCAAAATCTTGATGAAGGCGCTTGTGTTTTGACGGGAGCCAACAGTATATTTGGGTTTACGCCGGAGGCTTTGAAGGTCGAGGAGTCCCTTTCCGAGAGGGTTTGAGTTGACCGTCGAATTCCGGCCAGAGCTTTGAGCAATTAAGCGTTTTGAACCGTCTATGGTTCAGAGCATTGAATGATAGGAAAGGTGCGGGACACTATGAACTTGAGGGGACTCTTCCGGGCATGCCTGGTCGTGCCCTTTGTGCTGCTCTCGGCGGCACCTGCATTTGGACGGATCGCATACGATGCGGACCGGGATCCATACCAGGACAACACCACCAGGGCGGGGCGACGCACTGCGGTCGAGATCGCCGGCCATACGGTCGGCAAGATCGTCCTGGCAGTCGGGAATATGGGGCGGTTCGGCATTTACGGAGGCGCTACTACGTATGACGCCATCACCGGCCAGAAGATCTATGCCTGCGAGTATCCTAAGAAATCGAACTCGCGGTATCTTTTCGTGGCCGCTTTCTGGATCGGCGCCGTTGTGGGGCGTGATACCCTGGTGTCGACTGGTGGCGACGGCTGGACCCCGAATATGTTCGAATTCTATCCGGACTCGGACCCCTTTGGCCCCATTGTCTGGCGGTCAATAACCGACCCGACCAAACCAGAATTCGATGGCGCTGTCTCCGAACAGGACCTGATCGGGATATACGCTGACACGTTCACCACCTCGGGACAAGGCGTATCGCTTGATCTGGACGCCTATAACAGCCGCCCGCACCGCCCGCTCGGCATCAAAGTGACGCAGCGGTCATT
This genomic interval carries:
- a CDS encoding pitrilysin family protein, whose product is MKHRMTRLALSLLGLMALVVPRVAGFDFTALESTVTEHKLKNGLTVLVMERHDAPVASFVSWVNTGSSDDPKGYTGLAHMFEHMAFKGTTTLGTKNIKKELGLIKVEDSLFMLLRSERAKGRMADSTRLATLEKQYEDAREASYQEVKPNEFGNIVDREGGVGLNAFTSNDETVYFFSLPSNKVELWMSLESERFLKPVLREMYKERDVVAEERRMRTESSPIGRLIEEFLTLAYKAHPYGIPGVGHMSDIQYYSRKEAQAFFDKNYVPANMVVAIVGDVNAAEVTRLAEKYWGRIQYHPAPDRIATVEPEQAGERRSVLEDPSQPVYICGWHIPDVTHPDYPAINALMDYLGTGRTSQLYKSLVKEKKAAVQVAGFVGFPGDKYPSLAAIYSVPAAGHTNEESEAEIFAAVEKVQNGLITPEELEKIKARNRANMIRQMDGNQGLALQLAGYQTRWGDWRQLFKEMDRINAVTREDIQRVAKQYLTKKNRVVAMMNTVQS
- a CDS encoding pitrilysin family protein — encoded protein: MKTKMIRLLVAGLVLATVAAAASVAQDVSKLKYPALNPLVVPKVEKVTLENGIRLYFLEDKSLPIFRAAVMVNGGSYLEPPEKIGLADICGSVMRTGGTAKWSGDQIDEMLESVGGSVETNIGLLSGRASVNVLSDYTDLGLEVLADILRHPAFNQDKIELAKVERRSMISRRNDDPMTIGRREFAKAIYGPKSVYARHTEYTTINGITRDDLVAFHKLIYNPENLQLAVWGDYDRTKVLDKIKQLFGDWQKGASALPPPPKVDYAFENHVYFVNKSDINQSNVFVGHIGGLIDDPDYASRIVMNNVLGGSFGSRLFNSVRSREGLAYAVFGTYSANFAFPGIFFNFASTKSETTVKAAREIIKEIKRMQTDAPTADETSVAKDGYLNSFVFNFDDKADVINRLMTYDFYGKPEDFLFKEKEAVEKVTSADVLAAAQKNLHPTTLNILVIGNGAEFGTPLDSLGMGKIDTIDITIPKAEEKKQLSITPENLKKGKELLDKAVAAHGGLTGFKKVKAVAVKGTFTIATPQGDFPLAMEALTVYPDKSRQVATMMGQKMYDIRDGGIGWKSGAMGKLTEKTADDLKEDDQETARNTVYIFMTSDKPKYQAVYDGSGEANGSKVEFVTLIDVSSAPICRLALDAKSLQLVAKSYWGKSPFGEGTIEDLYSDFKTVNGLTLPMSTASSLDGKKFGTMQAVEFTVNPEIPAGSFEKPL